In Aquiflexum balticum DSM 16537, a single genomic region encodes these proteins:
- a CDS encoding potassium channel family protein, with product MMEASKDSIFTYENAVITFNPETDSAFINDLNDGLGTYSIQKNAPQRTIKAEIRLTNVHFLSQFEGQSNLISNGVIQHIVFEKKVRLRHCGEITFNQCTFKTGIDAVANGPGLQHAYKSFPDMDGIQIFNSTFYDQSRFFPSFLPGDNITTLIIGLRNNIFYLNDKENERYGRNIFIYGRGSFNTVFEGNQLYGKGRIFFTTQNNQVTSFSNNQLDSAIAEIQITDLIGINELDITNNAFGPYVQLSIQELSAKYRIGWDQFDGKLISNRDFVEYGSRFENITFNDEKLLAPYYDSIRVVDQEVYRGENAIRGILYNHYSATFDHENKNAVYIEIKNLETERLKYLYNTNPTFDNFFTLQINRFLKVFSLYGTRPARAIIFSVYVILAFALIYLFFPNSWDKYGKNRIMNRYRFFTKYMNQDAGIHDVYLEEQQKEMLEAEDFKAYMLQAEKYIPGFFIATAMPLYKWAVSGTRLSAFLLKRVDIMRGTWQDLPTHKRFWKSVLLIGAFIISVLYDLLIKILNAIMLSINTFTTLGFGEIPIKGLPRYLAIIQGFIGWFMLTIFSVSLISQLLN from the coding sequence ATGATGGAAGCCTCAAAGGATTCCATTTTTACCTATGAGAATGCGGTCATCACCTTTAATCCAGAAACAGATTCTGCGTTTATCAACGATTTGAACGACGGATTGGGTACCTATTCTATTCAAAAAAATGCTCCACAAAGGACGATAAAGGCTGAAATCCGATTGACTAACGTCCATTTTTTAAGTCAATTTGAAGGACAAAGTAACCTTATCTCAAATGGAGTAATACAACACATTGTTTTCGAAAAAAAAGTGAGGCTTAGGCATTGTGGTGAAATTACCTTTAACCAATGCACATTTAAAACAGGGATTGATGCAGTAGCAAATGGACCTGGACTCCAACATGCTTATAAGTCCTTTCCTGATATGGATGGGATCCAAATTTTCAATTCTACTTTTTATGATCAATCGCGATTCTTTCCGAGCTTTCTCCCAGGAGATAATATTACTACTTTAATTATTGGTCTTAGAAACAACATCTTTTACCTCAACGATAAGGAGAATGAAAGATATGGACGAAATATATTTATCTATGGGCGGGGCTCCTTCAATACCGTATTTGAGGGCAATCAACTCTACGGGAAGGGGAGAATATTTTTTACAACTCAAAATAACCAAGTGACCAGTTTTAGCAACAATCAACTGGACAGCGCGATTGCCGAGATACAAATTACAGATTTAATTGGTATCAATGAATTGGATATAACCAACAATGCATTTGGCCCCTATGTACAACTTTCTATCCAGGAGCTCAGCGCCAAATATAGAATAGGTTGGGACCAATTCGATGGCAAACTTATCAGCAATCGAGATTTTGTGGAGTATGGTAGTAGGTTTGAAAACATCACTTTTAACGATGAAAAACTGCTGGCACCTTATTACGATTCTATTCGAGTGGTAGACCAAGAGGTCTATCGAGGGGAAAATGCGATTAGAGGGATTCTCTATAATCACTACAGTGCCACGTTCGATCATGAAAACAAGAATGCGGTTTATATCGAAATCAAAAACCTGGAAACAGAAAGACTCAAATACCTTTACAATACAAATCCCACCTTCGATAACTTCTTTACTTTACAGATCAACCGCTTCTTAAAGGTCTTTTCCCTTTACGGAACGCGTCCTGCAAGAGCCATTATTTTTTCTGTTTATGTCATCCTGGCTTTTGCCTTGATCTACCTGTTTTTTCCAAACTCATGGGATAAATATGGCAAAAATCGGATTATGAATCGGTATAGATTTTTTACCAAGTATATGAATCAAGATGCCGGAATTCATGATGTGTATCTGGAAGAGCAACAGAAGGAAATGTTGGAAGCTGAAGATTTTAAAGCCTATATGCTCCAAGCAGAAAAATACATTCCCGGATTTTTCATAGCCACCGCAATGCCCCTTTATAAATGGGCCGTTTCAGGTACTCGACTTTCAGCTTTTTTGCTTAAACGCGTGGATATCATGAGAGGCACCTGGCAAGATCTTCCAACTCATAAACGCTTTTGGAAATCGGTTCTATTAATCGGGGCTTTTATCATTTCGGTGCTTTATGATTTGCTTATCAAAATCCTAAACGCCATCATGCTTTCCATTAATACCTTCACTACGCTAGGTTTTGGAGAGATTCCCATCAAGGGATTACCGCGATACCTGGCGATTATCCAGGGATTTATCGGCTGGTTTATGTTGACGATTTTCTCTGTTTCATTGATCTCTCAATTATTGAACTGA